The genomic window CAGATTATCGCGGATTGGTGATCACTGGCGCTAATGCTGGCGGGAAAACCGTTGTTTTGAAAACTGTTGGATTACTGACGTTGATGGCGATGTTTGGCTTACAAGTACCAGCCAAAAACGGTACTGAGCTTGCTGTGTTCGATGAAGTATTCGTTGATGTAGGCGATCAACAAGATCTAGCAAATGCGTTAAGTACTTTTTCAGGACATATGCAAAATGTCGCGCAGATTTTGAACAAAGTGGGTAGAAACACGTTGGTCCTGCTTGATGAGATCGGAAGTGGGACAGAGCCGACTGAAGGGGCGGCTTTAGCGATTGCGATCATGTCCGCCATGTATGAAAAAGGTGCGTTAATGGTCGCAACGACTCATTATGGTGAAATCAAAGAGTTTGCTGAAAAGCATGAAGACTTTGTCCCCGCAGCGATGGCCTTTGACCGTGAAGCCTTACAACCGAAATACCAATTACAAGTAGGGAAAACAGGGGAGAGCCAAGCGTTGTGGATCGCTAAAAAAATGAAGATGTCTGAGACCTTGATCCAGCAAGCGCAGCAGTATCTTACAACGAAAAATTATTCAATCGAAAAACGATTATTCAAACAGAAAAAGAAAAATCAAGAAGCGCCAAAAGAGGAGAAAGTCTTATTTTCAAAAGGCGATCGAGTATATGCAACACAATTCCAAAAAGAAGCGCTAGTCTTTGAAGATACCGGTGAAGATACGATCGTGATTTTTATCGATAAGCAAAAAGAAACGGTCCTGCGACAACGTGTCGTTTTGAAAATGAGCGCAGAAGAGTTGTATCCTGTGGGGTATGAGATCGATCATTTGTTTACAGAATTCAAAGACAGAAAATGGCAACGAGACATCGATCGCGGCTCAAAAAAAGCGCAGAAAAAGTTATTGAAAGAAGCACGTCAGCGTCAGGCTGAACGAAATGATACGCTGGATAAAAAGTAAATCGTCTATTTAGATCGTTGAATGAACATGATCGGACAGTCACATATAGGGAATTAATTGGTTCATGATAGAAAATAAGGTAAAATAGATGAAATGACATGATGGGAGTTGTTAAGTAATGAATGGAGCATCTGATTGGCGAAAAGAGATTCGCACAATTCCGAATATCCTATCGATTATAAGAATTCTTTTATTGCCCTTTTATTTGTATTTTATGAGCAAGCAATCCTTCTATTTGGCTGGATCGATCATCATTTTTTCAGGAGTTACTGACTTTTTAGATGGCTTTATTGCACGAAGATTTGATCAGGTCACTGAACTGGGAAAAGTGCTTGATCCAATCGGTGATAAACTGACACAATTAGTGCTGATCATCTCAATGGCATGGGAACGACCTTATATCTGGCTGGTTCTAGTATTGTTTATTGTGAAAGAAGCGTTTATGTTGATTGCGGGAATCGTCGGGTTGCGCAAACAGATCAAATTGGATGGAGCAAAGTGGTATGGTAAATGGGCAACAGCGGTGATTTACATTGGAATAATCCTGCTGTTACTTTTCCCGAATATTCCTGAAGGATGGGTCATGGTGATATTTGGGCTCATTACGTACTTCTTGGCTCAGTCCTTTGTGTTGTATGCCTTGGAATATCGTAAAATGCTAAAGCGTAAGTGATGTATTGAAGTTACTGATGGCGCATCATTATTTGCGGTCGGAACAAACTCAAAGTAAAAGAATAGACAGAAAATCAATCGAGGTCGAAACTGACTAAGATTGATTTTTTTGTTTGATTCCAGTAGGAAACGGCGAAATTAGTTGAAAACTAGGTACTGAGATATCCAAGCATAGATGTAGCTAGGTTTCAAGAGCGAATATTTCAAGGAGTTAGGCAATATGTGGAGTTGAATTTAGACAGATAAGATTATATGATTTTGTTGTAATCTATTTGAGGAATAGGTAGTTTACAAGGTAAGTTCTCAAAACAAACGATCGCACGTACATAGGTTAAGTTTTACGATAAAAGAAAAAATTTAGAAAGGACGGTGACTGATGGAACTAACTGATATTCAATCGAGTGAGGAATACTTAAAACATTATCGGGAATTTACGGAAAAAAGTTTTTCGACTGATTATCCACTGCTAAATTCTTTTTATAAGGAACTACATACTCGTTTTTTAACTGTCGCGTCAAAAAAAGGCAGTCCCATATTTGACCAATTACGCGAATTGTTAGTGATCGATGCCCAGTTACAGATACTTTATGAAATGGCAGAATATATAGAAATGCTGAAATTTGAAATGAATGAAGAAAAAATCATCGAAATGATCAAGAACGACAGCCAATCTTATTATAGAGAACGAGTAGGCCTAACGAAAAAAGATCCGATTCCACGTGGTTTGATTTATCTGAGTGAAAAATAAAAATCAATTTTACTTATATGATTCGAGGTATTCAGGTCTACGTAGATCCGACATAGCTCCAATGCATAGCATCAGCGATTGTTTTCGACCTAATCTTGTGATGATCACCAGATATTCTGAGATAGATTCAACGACAAATAGGAGGTTATGACAGAAGTTCTTAGCCCCGAAAGAAGCATGAAACCCGAAAATTGTTCTTCAAATTTTGGAGTTTCATGCTTCTTTTTGAAGGAACTGCTTCTGTCTTTCTCCCTTTTTGTCATATGAATCGCTTGTTTTTTAGCAGTAATGAAAGCGATGATCACTACCGCCAAATAATCGTTGGCTCTTCAGGCTGCACGAGTCTCTCGCTTTCTGATAAGAGGAAATCTACCGCAGAGGCGCCAATTTTTTGAGGAGCGAAGTCAATGGTCGAAAACGATAAGATCTCACTATAAGGTAGATTTCCTTCGCCAATGATCGTGAAATCTTTTTTATGGATGAAGCCGGCTTGTTTCATGCCAAAAATAACTCCGGCCGCCGTGTCATCACCATTGACATAGATCACCTCGGGAATAGAGGATCTAGCAGAAATTTCTGCTGCTAATGCTCGCCCGTCTTCATAGTTTTCGATCGTAGTGAAGTAATGTTCGCCTTCGATTGCTTTGCCAAAATAAGCTTCATAAGCAGCCAATTTATTTTTGGTTGTCTGGCTTTGGTCAGCGCTGCGTTTCGTGGTAAACATGACCTTAGAGATTCCACGAGTATGCAAAGTGGAAAATAATTGATCATAGGCTTTTTTTCGGTCTGGATAAATCATCGTTAGTTCTTCATTGTCCATTTTTTCAGTAGAGACGATTTTCCCTTTGAAGCGAAGCGGTTCGAGTAAATGATCATTTTTTGTTCGTGAGGTCAGTATGAGTCCGTCGATCATTTTTTGCTCTAGGAGTGTGTAATAATTGCTTTCTGTTTCTTCTTCGTAATAAGTAGGGAGTAATAATACTTGATACCCTTTACTTTTTGCCTGATACAAAATACTGTCCACTAGTTGACTATAGCAAGAACTATTGTAAGGTAAGGTGACTCCTAAAGTAAACGTTTCTCCTTTACTTAGCTTGACAGCATTGCCGTTCACTACATATTTTGTGTCTTCAATGACAGTTTGGACTTTTTTTCTCAACTCACTGGATACGTAGCGGTCATTGTTGAGTACTCTTGAAACAGTTGATTTGGATACGCCAGATATTTTTGCGATTTCTCGAATAGTAACGATGGGGATTTCCCTCCTTTTTTCTCTTGACTTGGGACGCGTCCCAGTAGGTATACTTGGTTTGAAAGGTGGTAATAAAATGTCAATCAAAATGATAGCAGTAGATATGGATGGAACATTTTTGAATGATCAAAAAAAATACAATGAACCTCGATTCAATCGACTTTTTCAACAATTACAAGAGAAAGGCATACGATTTGTTGTAGCAAGTGGCAATCAGTACTTTCAGTTGCGTTCTTTCTTCCCTGAGCTTTATAAAAGTATAGCATTCGTAGC from Enterococcus sp. DIV1094 includes these protein-coding regions:
- a CDS encoding endonuclease MutS2 encodes the protein MNHTIEQLQFEQIRKEVISRAIGDHTKKRLAEMSIPTNLQTVETRQTETKEARTILESNQHVPFMGLTRIAALTDQVKKGFILTPAELIEYADFLRSSRMITRFFEKNQYQTPLLYAYSKYLPDLQSVEELIYEQIKNQQVADEASKNLRKVRKQIQTIEKEIQDRLTKFLRHPSNKEMIQERMIVQKGEHATIPIKASYKNKVAGTIIEQSNKGTTVFIEPTAVAKASAQHQLLKAEAIAEEYRILASLTGALAENEQAIDQIIDTVTVLDIIFARGKYSREINGITPIVNKSERIHLKQARHPLLSEKAVPLDFDLGADYRGLVITGANAGGKTVVLKTVGLLTLMAMFGLQVPAKNGTELAVFDEVFVDVGDQQDLANALSTFSGHMQNVAQILNKVGRNTLVLLDEIGSGTEPTEGAALAIAIMSAMYEKGALMVATTHYGEIKEFAEKHEDFVPAAMAFDREALQPKYQLQVGKTGESQALWIAKKMKMSETLIQQAQQYLTTKNYSIEKRLFKQKKKNQEAPKEEKVLFSKGDRVYATQFQKEALVFEDTGEDTIVIFIDKQKETVLRQRVVLKMSAEELYPVGYEIDHLFTEFKDRKWQRDIDRGSKKAQKKLLKEARQRQAERNDTLDKK
- a CDS encoding CDP-alcohol phosphatidyltransferase family protein, giving the protein MNGASDWRKEIRTIPNILSIIRILLLPFYLYFMSKQSFYLAGSIIIFSGVTDFLDGFIARRFDQVTELGKVLDPIGDKLTQLVLIISMAWERPYIWLVLVLFIVKEAFMLIAGIVGLRKQIKLDGAKWYGKWATAVIYIGIILLLLFPNIPEGWVMVIFGLITYFLAQSFVLYALEYRKMLKRK
- a CDS encoding DUF7006 family protein codes for the protein MELTDIQSSEEYLKHYREFTEKSFSTDYPLLNSFYKELHTRFLTVASKKGSPIFDQLRELLVIDAQLQILYEMAEYIEMLKFEMNEEKIIEMIKNDSQSYYRERVGLTKKDPIPRGLIYLSEK
- a CDS encoding LacI family DNA-binding transcriptional regulator, which produces MVTIREIAKISGVSKSTVSRVLNNDRYVSSELRKKVQTVIEDTKYVVNGNAVKLSKGETFTLGVTLPYNSSCYSQLVDSILYQAKSKGYQVLLLPTYYEEETESNYYTLLEQKMIDGLILTSRTKNDHLLEPLRFKGKIVSTEKMDNEELTMIYPDRKKAYDQLFSTLHTRGISKVMFTTKRSADQSQTTKNKLAAYEAYFGKAIEGEHYFTTIENYEDGRALAAEISARSSIPEVIYVNGDDTAAGVIFGMKQAGFIHKKDFTIIGEGNLPYSEILSFSTIDFAPQKIGASAVDFLLSESERLVQPEEPTIIWR